The Flavobacterium marginilacus genome window below encodes:
- a CDS encoding YceI family protein, producing the protein MKLTLKTIIATTAFFAIVLSANAQKSYTLDVKTNFSVLGTSTLHDWEMKSASRTGTANLTVTDSKLTDINSIDITLPAETVKSEKKSMDKVAYETLKTDKFKNIKYVLKSAEKINETTWNLTGTYTIAGVSKVLKTQVKTTVTNGVVSIQGSNKITFTEFGMKSPTAMFGAIKTGEDLTIKFNLNFN; encoded by the coding sequence ATGAAATTAACACTTAAAACGATTATTGCAACAACAGCATTTTTTGCAATAGTCTTATCAGCAAATGCTCAAAAAAGCTACACTTTGGACGTAAAAACAAACTTTTCAGTACTTGGAACATCAACACTTCATGATTGGGAAATGAAATCAGCTTCAAGAACCGGAACAGCGAATCTTACGGTAACCGATTCTAAATTAACAGACATTAACAGCATCGATATAACACTTCCTGCTGAAACTGTAAAAAGCGAGAAAAAAAGTATGGACAAAGTAGCTTACGAAACTTTAAAAACAGACAAATTCAAAAACATCAAATATGTTTTAAAGTCTGCTGAAAAAATAAATGAAACCACTTGGAACCTTACTGGAACCTACACTATTGCCGGAGTAAGCAAAGTACTAAAAACACAAGTAAAAACAACAGTTACAAATGGTGTTGTAAGCATCCAGGGATCTAACAAAATAACATTTACCGAATTTGGCATGAAATCTCCAACTGCCATGTTTGGAGCAATAAAAACAGGAGAAGACTTAACAATAAAATTCAACTTAAACTTTAATTAA
- a CDS encoding O-methyltransferase — MHFISQDLEDYIEQHSEKEPALLAALNKETYQKILLPRMLSGHFQGRVLSMLAKLIRPVNILEIGTYTGYSALCLCEGMQQNGQLHTIDIKEELVDFQRKHFDKSPWGKQITQHLGEAINIIPTLEIKFDLVFIDADKENYLNYFEMILPKMNKGGVILSDNVLWSGKVLEPIHPNDISTKILTEYNQLLKNDPRVETVLLPIRDGLTVSRVL, encoded by the coding sequence ATGCATTTCATTTCCCAAGATTTAGAAGATTACATTGAACAGCATTCAGAAAAAGAGCCTGCTTTATTAGCTGCTTTAAACAAAGAAACTTATCAAAAAATATTATTGCCACGAATGCTTAGCGGTCATTTTCAAGGCAGGGTTTTGAGTATGCTGGCAAAATTAATCCGGCCTGTGAATATTCTTGAAATTGGAACTTACACAGGGTATTCCGCATTATGTCTGTGCGAAGGCATGCAGCAAAACGGTCAATTACATACAATTGATATCAAGGAAGAATTAGTCGATTTTCAGCGAAAGCATTTTGACAAATCACCTTGGGGAAAACAAATTACACAGCATCTTGGCGAAGCCATTAATATTATACCTACACTGGAAATAAAATTTGATCTGGTATTTATCGATGCCGACAAAGAAAATTACCTCAATTATTTTGAAATGATTTTGCCAAAAATGAACAAAGGAGGTGTTATTTTATCGGACAATGTTTTATGGAGCGGTAAAGTTTTGGAACCAATACATCCAAATGACATCAGTACCAAAATACTGACTGAATACAATCAATTACTTAAAAACGACCCAAGAGTAGAAACTGTCTTATTGCCCATCCGTGATGGACTGACAGTAAGCAGGGTGCTTTAA
- the gpmI gene encoding 2,3-bisphosphoglycerate-independent phosphoglycerate mutase, with protein sequence MNKKVILMILDGWGKSPDPKVSAIDNANVPFINSLYTKYPSAQLRTDGLNVGLPEGQMGNSEVGHMNLGAGRIVYQDLAKINLAVANKTLAKEQVLIDAFTYAKENNKKVHFLGLVSDGGVHSHTSHLRGLIDASQEYGLDNVFIHAFTDGRDVDPKSGKDYIQDLQNYIKNTPVKIASVIGRYYAMDRDKRWERVKLAYDLVVNGTGAKALDPVAAINASYQADVTDEFIAPVAIVDNNNSPIAAIEKDDVVIFFNFRTDRGRELTEALSQKDFHEQNMHKLQLYYVTLTNYDETYENVKVVYNKDNITETLGEVLEKASKKQIRIAETEKYPHVTFFFSGGREVPFEGESRILRNSPKVATYDLQPEMSAYELKDALVPELNKGEVDFVCLNFANGDMVGHTGIMSAAIQACEAVDACVKEVVEAALANDYTTIIIADHGNCETMINPDGSPNTAHTTNPVPIILVDKDIKTINDGVLGDIAPTVLALMGVEQPAAMTRHSLL encoded by the coding sequence ATGAACAAGAAAGTAATTTTAATGATTTTAGACGGTTGGGGAAAGTCTCCTGACCCGAAAGTTTCTGCAATTGATAATGCAAATGTTCCGTTTATAAATAGTCTTTATACAAAATATCCAAGTGCACAGCTTCGAACTGACGGATTGAATGTTGGTTTACCTGAAGGGCAGATGGGAAACAGTGAAGTAGGGCATATGAACCTTGGAGCTGGAAGAATTGTGTATCAGGATTTAGCCAAAATTAATCTGGCAGTTGCCAATAAAACTCTAGCTAAGGAACAAGTGTTAATTGATGCATTCACTTATGCAAAAGAAAACAATAAAAAAGTACACTTTTTAGGATTAGTTTCAGATGGAGGTGTTCACTCACATACTTCACACTTACGCGGATTAATTGACGCTTCTCAAGAATACGGATTGGACAATGTTTTCATTCATGCATTTACTGACGGACGTGATGTTGATCCAAAATCTGGAAAAGACTACATTCAGGATTTACAAAATTATATCAAAAATACTCCTGTAAAAATAGCTTCTGTTATTGGCCGTTATTATGCAATGGACCGTGATAAACGCTGGGAGCGTGTGAAACTTGCTTACGATTTAGTTGTAAACGGAACTGGAGCCAAAGCTTTAGATCCAGTTGCAGCTATTAACGCAAGTTACCAAGCAGATGTAACTGATGAATTTATTGCGCCCGTGGCAATTGTAGATAACAATAACAGTCCGATTGCAGCTATTGAAAAAGATGATGTCGTTATTTTCTTCAACTTCAGAACTGATAGAGGACGTGAATTGACTGAAGCGCTTTCGCAAAAAGATTTTCATGAGCAAAACATGCACAAACTGCAGCTGTACTATGTGACGCTTACAAATTATGATGAAACTTATGAAAATGTAAAAGTGGTTTATAATAAAGATAATATCACTGAAACATTGGGTGAAGTTTTGGAAAAAGCCAGCAAAAAACAAATCCGTATTGCCGAAACAGAAAAATATCCTCACGTGACATTCTTTTTTTCCGGAGGTAGAGAAGTTCCGTTTGAAGGCGAAAGCAGAATTTTGAGAAACTCTCCAAAAGTTGCTACTTATGATTTACAGCCGGAAATGAGCGCTTATGAATTAAAAGATGCTTTGGTTCCTGAATTGAACAAAGGAGAGGTTGATTTTGTATGTTTAAACTTTGCCAATGGCGACATGGTAGGACATACAGGGATTATGAGTGCCGCTATCCAAGCTTGTGAAGCTGTTGATGCCTGTGTGAAAGAAGTTGTCGAAGCGGCTCTTGCCAATGATTATACAACGATCATAATTGCAGACCATGGAAACTGCGAAACGATGATTAATCCTGACGGTTCTCCAAATACGGCTCATACTACAAATCCAGTGCCGATTATTTTAGTAGATAAAGACATTAAAACTATCAATGATGGAGTTTTGGGTGATATTGCTCCAACTGTATTGGCTTTGATGGGTGTTGAACAGCCAGCAGCAATGACTCGTCATTCGTTACTTTAA
- a CDS encoding DUF5916 domain-containing protein, with the protein MTIPRNFFVFLIILCSSSFYCQKKIIHTNSITSRISIDGKLNEEAWESADAASNFVMYQPDNGKAISENKKTEVKVIYDNDAIYISAVMNDPQPDKIKKEITNRDSFGVSDYFSVFINGFNDGQQDFRFYVTAAGVQLDCIATEDYKDFSWDAIWDSKAVITDTGWIVEMKIPYAAIRFTNSAKQIWGINFLRNIERDVQVYSWNLIDAKIGAELTQNGLLEGIENIKTPTRLFFIPYASFYNQKDDNQSDNTFKGGLDIKYGINDAFTLDAILVPDFGQTKFDNAILNLEPFEQKLDENRPFFTEGTELFSKGNLFYSRRIGGFPSAEPILKKNEQITDYPSTVDLLNAVKISGRTKKGLGIGFLNAITEKTYATIRDTITSITRKETIEPLANYNIIVLDQRFNQNSSVTFINTNTIRNGGFRDANVSGLLFDLNTKKNSYSLNGDFKYSSINAYEDYNGYKTALNFEKTSGKIRYGISGKYISENYDINDLGLIYYTNYQAAYANISYRILNPTTVFNTFKITQEANLEIQNTTGKIQDDYLKNTIGASSLKNTYYEFSMQYTPQETYDFYEPRVYGRYVRVPKRLSSYFGFEWNKNHAFTIDATVPFVKYDEENRQTYGVYINPKYRFSNQFSLEYALEYTNKKNDRGRVGYDNNGIVFAERNREILSNILTGKFAMTNRMALNLDVRYYWSYADNHEFFTLQDDGSLTPNSSYNLNKNRNFNSWNLDLSYSWWFAPGSQMIILYRNYALEETDQVEKSISNNFSSVFNSNVTNIISISMRYYIDYNVIKNKF; encoded by the coding sequence ATGACTATACCTCGTAATTTTTTTGTGTTTTTAATAATTCTATGCAGTAGCAGTTTCTATTGTCAAAAGAAAATTATTCACACGAATTCTATTACATCGAGGATTTCAATTGATGGAAAACTAAATGAAGAGGCTTGGGAATCAGCTGATGCTGCATCTAATTTTGTTATGTATCAGCCTGATAACGGCAAGGCTATAAGTGAAAATAAGAAAACCGAGGTAAAAGTCATATATGATAACGATGCCATTTATATATCGGCAGTCATGAACGATCCCCAGCCAGACAAAATAAAAAAAGAAATTACTAATAGAGACAGTTTTGGGGTTAGTGATTATTTTTCGGTCTTCATCAATGGATTTAATGACGGGCAGCAGGATTTTAGATTTTATGTTACGGCTGCAGGAGTCCAATTAGACTGTATTGCAACAGAAGATTATAAAGATTTTTCATGGGATGCAATTTGGGACAGTAAAGCAGTAATCACTGATACGGGCTGGATTGTAGAAATGAAAATTCCGTATGCCGCAATCCGATTTACTAATTCAGCAAAACAGATTTGGGGCATCAACTTTCTTAGAAACATAGAACGAGATGTTCAGGTTTATTCATGGAATCTGATTGATGCCAAGATAGGAGCCGAACTCACGCAAAATGGATTGCTGGAAGGTATCGAAAATATTAAAACACCTACCAGATTATTCTTTATTCCGTATGCATCTTTTTATAATCAAAAAGATGATAACCAGTCAGATAATACATTTAAAGGCGGGCTGGATATTAAATATGGAATCAATGATGCTTTTACGCTGGATGCTATTTTGGTTCCGGATTTTGGTCAGACCAAATTTGATAATGCAATTTTAAACTTAGAGCCATTTGAACAGAAACTGGATGAAAACCGGCCTTTTTTTACTGAAGGGACTGAATTGTTTTCTAAAGGGAATCTGTTTTATTCCAGAAGAATAGGAGGTTTTCCAAGTGCTGAACCTATTCTGAAAAAAAATGAACAAATTACAGATTATCCAAGTACTGTAGATTTACTCAACGCTGTTAAAATATCCGGCCGTACCAAAAAAGGATTAGGAATTGGTTTTTTGAATGCTATTACAGAAAAGACATACGCCACAATAAGAGATACTATAACTTCAATTACAAGGAAAGAAACTATTGAGCCGCTTGCAAATTATAATATAATAGTACTGGATCAGCGCTTTAATCAAAATTCATCAGTGACCTTTATCAATACAAATACAATCCGTAACGGCGGTTTTAGAGATGCAAATGTTTCTGGACTTTTATTTGACCTGAACACAAAAAAAAACAGCTATAGTTTAAATGGTGATTTTAAATACAGCAGTATAAACGCATACGAAGATTATAATGGCTATAAAACAGCATTGAATTTTGAAAAAACAAGCGGGAAAATCCGTTATGGAATTTCAGGAAAATATATTTCCGAAAATTATGACATCAACGACCTAGGGTTGATTTATTATACTAATTATCAAGCAGCTTATGCTAATATAAGTTATCGGATTCTAAATCCGACTACCGTTTTTAATACATTTAAAATAACTCAAGAAGCTAATTTAGAGATTCAGAACACGACAGGAAAAATTCAGGATGATTATCTGAAAAACACTATCGGGGCTTCTTCCTTAAAAAATACTTATTATGAGTTTTCTATGCAGTATACACCACAGGAAACTTATGATTTTTATGAACCCCGCGTTTATGGGCGTTATGTGCGTGTTCCTAAAAGACTGTCGTCATATTTTGGTTTTGAATGGAATAAAAACCATGCATTTACAATTGATGCAACTGTTCCATTTGTAAAATATGACGAAGAAAACAGGCAGACATATGGTGTTTATATCAATCCAAAATATCGGTTTAGTAATCAGTTTTCATTAGAATATGCTTTAGAATACACTAACAAAAAAAATGACAGAGGAAGGGTAGGATATGATAATAACGGTATCGTATTTGCAGAACGAAACAGAGAGATTCTTTCAAACATACTCACTGGCAAATTTGCTATGACTAACAGAATGGCATTAAATCTCGATGTCCGGTATTATTGGTCTTATGCCGATAATCATGAATTCTTTACTTTGCAGGATGATGGAAGCCTAACTCCAAATTCTAGCTACAATTTAAATAAAAACAGAAACTTCAATTCCTGGAATTTAGATCTTTCTTACTCTTGGTGGTTTGCGCCAGGCAGTCAGATGATTATACTTTACCGCAATTACGCTTTAGAAGAAACCGATCAGGTTGAAAAAAGCATCTCGAACAACTTTTCAAGTGTTTTTAATAGTAATGTGACGAATATCATCTCCATCAGTATGCGTTATTACATTGACTACAATGTTATAAAAAATAAATTTTAA
- a CDS encoding murein L,D-transpeptidase catalytic domain family protein — translation MNRYTAVYKSILALAIVFALFAFTGSLTNTAKSTPKKKIVSVLKSNIDAKVEDVYNALQSNQFELPNQTCFCEALKGFYTLQEKGIVKSNILTLVDFSLSSNLKRLWVIDLSSNLILLQTLVAHGRNTGEEFANTFSNTPESFKSSLGFYVTGEVYKGKHGISLKLDGLDKGLNDNARDRAVVLHGADYVSESFIKNHKRLGRSQGCPAVPVEYVSEIITMIKGQSCLYIYHPSNIKSKENNLIS, via the coding sequence ATGAATAGATACACAGCAGTTTATAAGTCAATTCTTGCTTTGGCTATTGTTTTTGCTTTATTTGCATTCACAGGCAGCTTAACAAATACAGCTAAAAGCACTCCTAAAAAGAAAATAGTTTCAGTTTTGAAATCTAATATCGACGCCAAAGTTGAAGACGTTTACAATGCTTTACAGTCAAATCAATTTGAATTACCAAACCAAACATGTTTTTGTGAAGCCCTAAAGGGTTTTTATACTTTGCAGGAAAAAGGAATTGTAAAAAGCAACATATTAACCCTTGTTGATTTTAGTTTATCATCCAATTTAAAACGCCTTTGGGTTATTGATTTATCAAGCAATCTGATTCTGCTTCAAACATTGGTAGCACACGGAAGAAATACTGGAGAAGAATTTGCAAATACTTTTTCAAACACTCCAGAATCTTTCAAGAGCAGTTTAGGTTTTTATGTAACAGGAGAAGTATACAAAGGAAAACACGGTATTTCTCTAAAATTAGACGGACTGGATAAAGGATTAAACGATAACGCCCGCGACAGAGCTGTTGTTCTTCATGGCGCTGATTATGTTTCGGAATCTTTTATAAAAAACCACAAACGATTAGGCAGAAGCCAAGGATGTCCTGCTGTTCCGGTAGAATATGTTTCAGAAATTATTACGATGATTAAAGGTCAGTCCTGCCTGTATATTTATCATCCTTCAAATATTAAATCAAAAGAAAACAATTTAATTTCGTAA
- a CDS encoding L,D-transpeptidase family protein — translation MNRYCLFVVLLALLSCKKESILDLDTFKISNSNDKEGEVIEIDTTLISAFRNKSISDFYSSRDNQTVWQSEKNRKIILERIKNCESEGLNPSDYSISKLLELEKKFTEFEESEQVNYDLLLTYNFQKYLNHLHSGKLDPKKLYTNWDLSIEKLDIKTVLNDALEKDSLAGEIQKCQPKALTYGKLIKALSLINEFPEDKTKPVVTSDEKIEPKTTNPAIVAVKKKLLYWKDLESNDSITSYYDSETVEALKKFQTRHGLISDGVIGKSTVTALNFTKDERKHQIIANLERWRWYSKPFAPNYVLINIPNYSLTVVENQNTTMSKRIVVGKSKRKTPVLTSVLQTVVFNPTWTVPPTILKEDLIPELIQNRNALKNKGIGIYDSKNNEIDPVKWDSSRPRGYRYVQKPGYYNALGVVKINFPNRYSVYLHDTNHRNLFERNDRSLSSGCVRIEKPLEFAQLLLDNPKKYSAEKIDSIVATKETLFLGIKKRYAIYQWYWTAWCEDGKLIFRNDIYNLDAGLYAQLRN, via the coding sequence ATGAATAGATACTGCTTATTTGTTGTCTTACTAGCGCTTCTAAGCTGTAAAAAAGAATCTATACTTGATTTGGATACTTTTAAAATATCCAATTCTAATGATAAAGAAGGTGAAGTTATTGAAATTGACACGACATTAATCAGTGCGTTTAGAAATAAATCTATTTCTGATTTTTATAGTTCGAGAGATAATCAGACGGTATGGCAGTCTGAAAAAAACAGAAAAATAATCCTCGAAAGGATTAAAAACTGTGAATCTGAAGGATTGAACCCGTCAGATTATTCTATTTCCAAACTTTTGGAACTGGAGAAAAAATTCACAGAATTTGAGGAATCAGAACAAGTAAATTATGATTTACTGCTCACTTATAATTTTCAAAAATACCTTAATCATCTGCACAGCGGAAAACTTGACCCAAAAAAACTGTATACAAACTGGGATTTAAGTATTGAAAAATTAGATATCAAAACGGTTTTAAATGACGCTTTAGAAAAAGATTCTTTAGCGGGCGAAATTCAAAAATGCCAGCCAAAAGCATTGACTTACGGAAAACTAATAAAAGCATTATCTCTGATAAATGAATTTCCTGAAGACAAGACCAAGCCTGTTGTTACTTCCGATGAAAAAATAGAACCGAAAACGACCAATCCTGCTATTGTTGCTGTCAAGAAAAAACTTTTGTATTGGAAAGACTTAGAAAGCAATGACAGCATCACATCTTATTATGATTCTGAAACCGTTGAAGCACTTAAAAAATTCCAAACCCGTCACGGTTTAATTTCTGATGGGGTTATCGGTAAAAGCACTGTAACTGCATTAAACTTTACCAAAGATGAGCGAAAACATCAGATTATAGCCAATCTGGAACGCTGGAGATGGTACAGTAAGCCATTTGCTCCAAATTATGTCCTGATTAATATACCAAACTACAGTTTGACAGTTGTCGAAAACCAGAATACGACGATGAGCAAACGTATTGTAGTGGGGAAAAGCAAGAGAAAGACGCCTGTATTAACTTCTGTATTGCAAACAGTTGTTTTTAATCCTACGTGGACTGTACCGCCAACGATCTTAAAAGAGGACTTGATTCCGGAACTGATTCAAAACAGAAATGCTTTAAAAAACAAAGGAATTGGGATTTATGATTCAAAAAATAATGAAATTGATCCTGTAAAATGGGATTCCAGCAGACCAAGAGGGTATCGTTATGTGCAAAAACCGGGTTATTATAATGCGCTGGGTGTTGTCAAAATTAATTTTCCAAATAGATACAGTGTTTATCTTCACGACACAAATCACCGCAATTTGTTTGAACGCAATGACCGCTCTTTAAGCTCAGGATGTGTCCGTATTGAAAAACCTTTAGAATTTGCCCAGCTTTTACTGGATAATCCAAAAAAATATTCTGCAGAAAAAATAGATTCTATCGTTGCCACAAAAGAAACGCTTTTTCTGGGTATAAAAAAACGTTATGCAATATACCAATGGTACTGGACAGCGTGGTGTGAAGACGGCAAATTGATTTTTAGAAATGACATTTATAATTTAGATGCCGGCCTATATGCTCAATTACGAAATTAA
- the pepE gene encoding dipeptidase PepE produces MKNCIIASTSTLYDGEYLDYLLPELQLHFKDCKTVLFIPFARPGGITHEEYTSKASAAFAKINIELKGVHTFENQKEAVQNAEGFFTGGGNTFLLVTQLYKNDLMDVLAETVKKGVPYLGTSAGSNICGLTMQTTNDMPIIYPPSFQTLGLIPFNLNPHYLDPNTQSKHMGETRETRIKEFHAFNSLPVLGLREGSWLDVKGEKITLKGDLQARLFRQNQFPEEIESGSDLSFLN; encoded by the coding sequence ATGAAAAATTGCATTATTGCCAGTACTTCAACATTATATGATGGTGAATACTTAGATTATTTATTGCCCGAACTGCAATTGCATTTTAAAGATTGTAAAACGGTACTTTTTATACCATTTGCAAGGCCTGGAGGTATCACACATGAGGAATACACCTCAAAGGCTTCTGCAGCTTTTGCCAAAATAAATATTGAATTAAAAGGTGTTCATACATTTGAAAACCAAAAGGAAGCTGTTCAAAATGCTGAGGGTTTTTTTACGGGTGGAGGGAATACTTTTCTGCTGGTTACCCAACTGTACAAAAATGATCTCATGGATGTGCTTGCAGAAACTGTTAAAAAAGGAGTGCCTTATTTGGGAACAAGTGCAGGAAGTAATATTTGCGGGTTAACGATGCAGACAACTAACGATATGCCAATTATTTACCCTCCTAGTTTTCAAACCTTAGGGTTAATTCCTTTTAATCTGAATCCTCATTATTTAGATCCGAATACTCAGTCAAAACACATGGGCGAAACAAGGGAAACGAGAATAAAAGAATTTCATGCCTTTAATTCATTGCCTGTATTGGGTCTTCGTGAAGGAAGCTGGCTAGACGTAAAAGGAGAAAAAATTACGTTGAAAGGTGATTTGCAAGCAAGACTTTTTAGACAAAATCAATTTCCTGAAGAAATAGAAAGCGGTAGTGATTTGAGTTTTTTAAATTAA
- a CDS encoding carboxypeptidase-like regulatory domain-containing protein — translation MKNNFTLLFISFFIIQSGIAQTGTDKWISGQVTTNTALPLEGVNITNSSTRITVVSDGYGHYSILAKEGDILSFSAVNYEPLRKIINKKEFTIGSITADLTPKSIELDEVVINKHPNISAENLGIIPKDQVKLTTAERRLQTAGDFKPIHLLGLLGGSLAVDPILNAISGRTKMLKKELSVEKKEFLMVKMENLFDDKYYIETLKIPEEFIKGFQYYCIEDLSFVKSLKEKNKTMSMFLITGLASEFKKYQNIDKK, via the coding sequence GTGAAGAATAATTTTACTCTTTTATTTATTTCTTTTTTTATCATACAGTCTGGTATCGCCCAGACAGGTACAGACAAATGGATAAGCGGGCAGGTTACCACTAATACTGCTCTGCCGTTGGAGGGCGTGAACATTACAAACTCTTCAACTAGAATTACGGTGGTTTCAGATGGATACGGCCACTATTCAATACTGGCAAAAGAAGGTGACATCTTGAGTTTCTCGGCAGTTAATTACGAACCTTTAAGAAAAATTATAAATAAAAAAGAATTTACTATTGGAAGCATAACAGCCGATTTAACTCCAAAAAGTATTGAACTCGACGAAGTAGTTATCAACAAACACCCTAATATAAGTGCCGAAAATTTAGGAATAATACCAAAAGACCAAGTAAAACTAACCACGGCAGAAAGAAGACTGCAGACAGCCGGCGATTTCAAGCCAATACATTTATTAGGTCTATTAGGCGGTTCGCTTGCGGTCGACCCAATTTTGAATGCTATCAGCGGAAGGACCAAAATGCTGAAAAAAGAGCTTTCAGTTGAAAAAAAAGAATTTCTGATGGTAAAGATGGAGAACTTGTTCGATGATAAATACTACATAGAAACCCTAAAAATCCCCGAAGAATTCATTAAAGGATTCCAATATTACTGTATTGAAGATTTAAGTTTTGTAAAGTCATTAAAAGAAAAGAACAAAACAATGAGTATGTTCTTAATTACTGGATTAGCATCAGAATTTAAGAAATACCAAAACATCGATAAAAAATAA
- a CDS encoding DUF6702 family protein: protein MKKRVVSVLLLVFIVSMSSFAMHKFYMAIYQINYAPEKKMLQITARIFVDDIDKALEKKYGKKLFLGTNKETPESIELLKKYLAENFSLKVNGQSKTMNFLSKEMDGDVLVCYISIKDISKINTIEIYNSVLIDCFAVQQNIVNVTAFNIKKSFLFSETSTKQVLKY from the coding sequence ATGAAAAAAAGAGTAGTTTCAGTTCTTTTGCTGGTTTTTATCGTTTCGATGAGCAGTTTTGCCATGCATAAATTTTACATGGCAATTTATCAGATTAATTATGCTCCCGAAAAGAAAATGCTTCAGATTACTGCACGGATTTTCGTAGACGATATTGATAAGGCTTTAGAGAAAAAATACGGTAAAAAACTTTTTTTGGGAACAAACAAAGAAACACCTGAATCTATAGAACTATTAAAAAAATACCTAGCAGAGAATTTTTCTTTAAAAGTTAACGGACAGTCAAAAACCATGAATTTCTTAAGTAAAGAAATGGATGGCGATGTACTGGTCTGTTATATAAGCATTAAAGATATTTCGAAAATAAATACGATTGAAATTTATAATTCCGTATTGATTGACTGCTTTGCAGTACAGCAGAATATTGTGAATGTAACTGCCTTTAATATCAAAAAAAGCTTTCTTTTCTCAGAAACATCCACTAAACAAGTGTTAAAATATTAA